The Chitinophaga caeni genome segment AACTGTAATATCAAACTCGTTCTGTAGCCCTTCTGCTAAATACTGCGCTAAGGTTTCGAAACCTCCATATTTAGCAGGAATACCTACGGAGCCTATAATTGCGATTTTCTTTTTCTCTCTCATTATAGTAAATTAACCCAAATCAGAAATATAATTATATATTGGGAAGTGCTTAAAGCATAACTTTATAAAAATAATTATATAAAACGATTTAGGCAATCATTAATTAGTTTTACACTAAGCTAACCAAGAAGTAAATAATTCACATTCAAAGTATTGATCGGGCATTATAGAACGATTTTACGGTAAGCCTTATATGTCGCCTCAGCAGCCTTTTCCCAAGTATAATTATCTAAAATTCTCTCTCTAAGTTTTAAAGGTAAGGGGGCATTAAATGCTTGATCAAGCGCCCGCCTAATTGAACTAATATTTCCGGGATCGCAATAGTATGCATAATCTTGAAAGTAATCATATGTATCACCATTGGGAGTAACAACAATATTTGTCCCCATTACACCTGCTTCAATAGAGGATAGCCCGGGAGTTTCCATCCAGCTTATTAAAGCATGAACTTTCGCCAATTTATAAAACTGAGGTAATTTATCATGTTCTAAATGATCAATAAAGTGAACGTTTTCGCTAGCCAACTCTCTAACACGATTATAATAACCAAGATTATTAGCGCCTGGTTTACCTAATAACACTAATTTATAATTCGTCCCTTCAACAGCCTTGACAAGATCCAATTGACATTTTCTACCCTCTATTCTAGCAACAGATAATATACAATCTTTATATTTCTGGAACTGTGAATCAACTTCCACTTTATTTGGATCAAAAAGGTTCACATCTACCGCATTAGGAATAACTTGATAAAGAGGGTTAATTATATTAAAATCGGAAATAACTCTTGACATCTCAGATTCAGAATTTGGCAGAAATATATCTGTATTATCGACAATTTCCTTCATAGTACTATAAATTCCTCTTAGCAAAGTACTAATACTCCCCATATGTAATTCTTTGCCAATAAATGTTCGGGCAAATGTTTTCACATATTCTATCTGGAACGGGCCAAGATACTTAAACAATTTGCTAGCTATTCCTCCACGTCCCCTTTTTTCAAAATCGGTATATAAACCATAAATAGTTGAAAGCGCCACGGGTTTCCCATATTCCTTCGCATTCTTTACTTGAAGCAACGATTCTTGCGCTCTCATCAAATTAAATACATGCACTAAGTCGAAAGTTGAAACATCGGGCGTCAATTCCGTGGAAACATGAACCTCAACACCTAGTTTTTCAAGGTACTTTTTTGTTTTCAACAATTGTATGGTATCCCCACCAGGAGCATCGAATAATGTTTTACGAGACTGAAATAGAACTCTCATAATTTATATATTCCTTTTTGTTTGTCTTAGGATGAAAATTTTTTAATAATAATATAAAAACAATTGCTGTAGCTGATAAACCATTAAATATTGTATGCCCAGCCATCAGTGAATGTAAAAATAAAGCAACAGCTCCCCAACCCAAAATTCTAGATATCTCAAATGACCTGATAGTTAAGTAAATAAAGAACAATACATATATTATTAACCCTATTAAACCATACATGAAAAAAACATCAACCCCATCCATTTCTAACATTTTATAACTTAATGTAAAATCGCTTGGTAGTTCATAAGATAGAAATGAACCTGCACCAAAAATGAACCGAGGAAAATACCACGGTGACTTTTCAAATGTATCAACAGCAGTATTGATGTAATTCTCCCTTCCACTCAAAATAAATTGCAACCAAGATTCCTTATTTTCAAACCTGAATATTATAACATCAAAAGCCAAATTAAGTCCATATATTATATTAGTCCAGAATATAGCTATAATTATACTTACGACAAACAAGCCGATATACCTTGCAATTGGATGTAAAGCAAAAAACATTACAGCCGCATTTAATATCAAAAAGATAACTGACGCTTTCGTTGCTACCAATACGAGACATACTAAAGTCAAAAAGTAGACTATTTTATCAGTAAAAGAATTCAATATCTTCTCATTGGCACCTAATCTCATAATTAAAGACAAAACTCCGAGCAATAAACCTAAACCATTGCCTGATGGGAACAGTCCTTTCGATCGAAATATTGATGAAGAAATCCCTACTTTAATGGCTAGTATGTTCCCAACTAAAATTATTATACATAAAAAAAATAAAAAATTCCTTATAAATTTAAGGACATCGCTAAAGGAATAATTAGATTCGTTAAATATTTTCTTTAGTGCTAGGTAAATAAAAATAGAATAAAAAAACTTATAAGAAAAAACGAGGCCATATAATAACCCTGAAACATCCTTGTGAAAGCAAAACGAAACAATCTCAATAAAAAGTAAATAGCAAGAGCCTAGTGTTATATAGATATAGTTTACATTCGAGCGTATGATAAAAATTGAAAGAGTGATAATATATAAACGTATCAATTGAGATGGAGAACCTATTCCCCCTGCCTGTATTGAATCGCCACGAACAAGCAATCCCGTTATGCTGTCGAATAATGGAACAAGGTATATGAAAGATATTAAGAATATTCTATTTAACACTTTTTCATGCATCATTTAATCCCTTTATCCTCAAGCATTGTAATTGTTTCCATAGCTAGCTTTACATGCTTCTCAATTGAAAATTCCCGTGCATATTCCCTAGCATTTTTAGCTAGCAATCTAGCTTTATCCCAATCAAAAAATATCTCATAAAACGTATTTGCTAATGCCACATCATTATTTTCTTCTATATACAACATACAATCACTTCTTGGAAATTGCTTGTAGATTATGTTGTCATATGCAACAATTATTTTTCCTGATGCCATTAGCTCCAATAAACTATTTGAAACGCCACTCCCTCCTGCATCAGAATTATTAGCTTTGGTCAAAACGAGGCCAACATGGGCATTCTCTAAAACTTTAGGCATTAAATCATTTGAAATGCGCCCTAATAAAGTGCAATTGACCGTTTTACTTGCAAATTTTTCAATTCTATCTTCTCCCCAACCAACAAATAGAAAATCCACTTTATCAACCAAATCAATATACTTGTTATTAAATATCTTGATCGCATTCACGAAATTATCACATCCTTTAGCACTAAAAAACCTGCCAATGAAGGCTATTTGAATTTTATCTGGCTTCTTAGTTGGCAATTCTGGAATGTACTCATATCTCGATAAATCAATCGCATTAGGTATAACTTTAGAATCAATTCTGTACTCTTTTTTATAATTCGATTGTGTATCCCAGCCATTAGAAATTACTAGGCTAGCATTCAATAATGCTTTTGCTTCAAATATTGAAATCAATGGAAACAATGATCTTATCCTGTAATTCCTTATATGCATACTTAATGTTGTTCTTAACCAAACCACATGATTGCATTTACGTCTATAATTCATAAGAAACAAAAGCATCCAAACAATAATCCCCGTAGGATAACTTCCGAGGGAAACTACGATCGGAATGCCAGCTTGTCTTATTCTCTTTAAAACAGCAGAATGGAATTGATATAACGTAATGAAATTTGCAAAAAGCCCCTTATTACCGCCATTCCTTATAGGAATGTAATTTATTTGCCCCGGAATGCATCCATGAATAAATTCCGATTGCGTTTCGTTTCCCCGATCGCAATAATAAATAGAAATATGTGAGGATTTATATTTAGGATTGTTTCGAACTTCCCTTAAAAACAAACGGAGCCAAGTTTCTACTCCTCCATTTGCAGGATTCAAATCAGAAAATATTATGAATGCAATTTCTTTCATATAGATTTGAAATCTCTTTTATGCCAAGATTAATATGAAGGTTATTTTGATTTACCAACTAAATTATTAGGCGTTTTGTCCAAATGCATATTATTTTTCATAAAATGAATAACCCTCTCCGTAGCATGCCCATCCCCATATGGATTATTTAACTGGCTCATACTTCCGTAGAACTTTTCATCTGACAATAATTTATTACATTTAGAAAGAATTTCATCCATATTTGTCCCAACCAAAAGTACAGTTCCTGCTTCCACTGCCTCAGGTCTTTCGGTTGTATCTCGCATCACTAAAACAGGTTTACCTAAACTTGGCGCCTCCTCTTGAACTCCACCGCTATCTGTAAGTATTAAATATGACTCGTTCATAAGCCATATAAAGCTTGCATAGGATAACGGTTCAATAAGTTTAATATTCTCTCTATTGGACAACCTTTCGTATACTACATCCTTTACTTTGGGATTTAAATGAACAGGATAAATAATCTGAACATCATCCCTTTCGGCTAAGCTTGATAACGCATCACATATATTTCTGAACCCCTCTCCATGGTTCTCCCTTCTATGGCCTGTAACCAAAATGATTTTTTTCCCTACCACGATCATTTCTTCCAAACTAAGTATTTCTTCATTGCTATATCCATTTTTGATCCGTTCAACACTACTCAGTAATGCATCAATGACAGTATTACCAGTTATGATTATGTTAGAAGGGTTAACCCCTTCCCTAACCAAGTATTTTTCAGCGGTCGAAGTCGGCGCAAAATGGTAATTTGCTAATAATCCAGTAACTCGTCGATTGATCTCCTCTGGAAAAGGAGAGTAGATATTATATGTACGGAGTCCGGCTTCGATATGACAGATTTTTATGCTTGAATAGAACGCTGCTAAGCTTGCCGCCATAGAGGTAGTAGTATCTCCGTGTACAAAAACGTAATCTGGCTGATACTCATCGAGAACAACTTTTACCCCTTCCAACAATCTGGCAGTCAATGAATGTAGACTCTGCGAAGTTTGCATGATATCAAG includes the following:
- the wecB gene encoding non-hydrolyzing UDP-N-acetylglucosamine 2-epimerase, whose translation is MNKILIIFGTRPEAIKMAPIVLGFKNDPAFDVKVCVTAQHREMLDQVLEFFNIEPEFDLDIMQTSQSLHSLTARLLEGVKVVLDEYQPDYVFVHGDTTTSMAASLAAFYSSIKICHIEAGLRTYNIYSPFPEEINRRVTGLLANYHFAPTSTAEKYLVREGVNPSNIIITGNTVIDALLSSVERIKNGYSNEEILSLEEMIVVGKKIILVTGHRRENHGEGFRNICDALSSLAERDDVQIIYPVHLNPKVKDVVYERLSNRENIKLIEPLSYASFIWLMNESYLILTDSGGVQEEAPSLGKPVLVMRDTTERPEAVEAGTVLLVGTNMDEILSKCNKLLSDEKFYGSMSQLNNPYGDGHATERVIHFMKNNMHLDKTPNNLVGKSK
- a CDS encoding glycosyltransferase family 4 protein, which produces MKEIAFIIFSDLNPANGGVETWLRLFLREVRNNPKYKSSHISIYYCDRGNETQSEFIHGCIPGQINYIPIRNGGNKGLFANFITLYQFHSAVLKRIRQAGIPIVVSLGSYPTGIIVWMLLFLMNYRRKCNHVVWLRTTLSMHIRNYRIRSLFPLISIFEAKALLNASLVISNGWDTQSNYKKEYRIDSKVIPNAIDLSRYEYIPELPTKKPDKIQIAFIGRFFSAKGCDNFVNAIKIFNNKYIDLVDKVDFLFVGWGEDRIEKFASKTVNCTLLGRISNDLMPKVLENAHVGLVLTKANNSDAGGSGVSNSLLELMASGKIIVAYDNIIYKQFPRSDCMLYIEENNDVALANTFYEIFFDWDKARLLAKNAREYAREFSIEKHVKLAMETITMLEDKGIK
- a CDS encoding O-antigen ligase family protein; the encoded protein is MMHEKVLNRIFLISFIYLVPLFDSITGLLVRGDSIQAGGIGSPSQLIRLYIITLSIFIIRSNVNYIYITLGSCYLLFIEIVSFCFHKDVSGLLYGLVFSYKFFYSIFIYLALKKIFNESNYSFSDVLKFIRNFLFFLCIIILVGNILAIKVGISSSIFRSKGLFPSGNGLGLLLGVLSLIMRLGANEKILNSFTDKIVYFLTLVCLVLVATKASVIFLILNAAVMFFALHPIARYIGLFVVSIIIAIFWTNIIYGLNLAFDVIIFRFENKESWLQFILSGRENYINTAVDTFEKSPWYFPRFIFGAGSFLSYELPSDFTLSYKMLEMDGVDVFFMYGLIGLIIYVLFFIYLTIRSFEISRILGWGAVALFLHSLMAGHTIFNGLSATAIVFILLLKNFHPKTNKKEYINYESSISVS
- a CDS encoding glycosyltransferase family 4 protein; translation: MRVLFQSRKTLFDAPGGDTIQLLKTKKYLEKLGVEVHVSTELTPDVSTFDLVHVFNLMRAQESLLQVKNAKEYGKPVALSTIYGLYTDFEKRGRGGIASKLFKYLGPFQIEYVKTFARTFIGKELHMGSISTLLRGIYSTMKEIVDNTDIFLPNSESEMSRVISDFNIINPLYQVIPNAVDVNLFDPNKVEVDSQFQKYKDCILSVARIEGRKCQLDLVKAVEGTNYKLVLLGKPGANNLGYYNRVRELASENVHFIDHLEHDKLPQFYKLAKVHALISWMETPGLSSIEAGVMGTNIVVTPNGDTYDYFQDYAYYCDPGNISSIRRALDQAFNAPLPLKLRERILDNYTWEKAAEATYKAYRKIVL